One genomic segment of Amycolatopsis granulosa includes these proteins:
- a CDS encoding helix-turn-helix domain-containing protein has protein sequence MSRTLPEPSIDSLDLTVILSALADPSRRALLTAMYRAPEPVDCAVLVEQTGLGLSNPTISHHYRILREAGLTRTVVEGRKRVVRVRREDLERRFPGLLEAILNAPDRAAAAAN, from the coding sequence GTGTCCCGGACGCTTCCTGAGCCGTCGATCGACTCGCTGGACCTGACCGTCATCCTCAGCGCGCTGGCCGATCCGAGCAGGCGGGCATTGCTGACCGCGATGTACCGGGCCCCCGAACCCGTCGACTGCGCGGTACTGGTGGAACAGACCGGCCTGGGCCTGAGCAACCCGACGATCTCGCACCACTACCGGATACTGCGCGAGGCCGGGCTCACCCGCACGGTCGTCGAGGGGCGCAAACGAGTGGTCCGCGTCCGCCGGGAAGACCTCGAAAGGCGGTTCCCGGGCCTCCTCGAAGCGATCCTCAACGCCCCCGACCGCGCCGCCGCCGCGGCGAACTAA
- a CDS encoding MFS transporter codes for MTIRQASNDKWAWRLVILAVGTFVLGVDGFVMPGLLPEISSDLAVSVATAGQLTTVFAVSYAVGSPVIATLTGRLDRRIVIGAGMVSFLLGMVLQAAGPTYGVVLAGRVVAALGAAAFQANAFAVAGVLAPPDRRARAFAVIGAGSSLAAVLGVPFGLLIGRVWGWRGTLWTIVALAVVAAVLAGLFVPSITLPATTMRDRLTVLVNPRILVLLAVSALVLAPLFLLAAYASAVVGISSPGSDNAILVALLVYGAGSFLGNRLVGLFADRFASLSVIVAGLGIVALASGLLAVVQHWFVPTLAVLFVLGVLGSSLFIPQQNRVFDAGGDLAAVALSLNGSMNYIGTAIGAGLGGIVLATAGPLWLGPAAAVLAAAVIAIAVTTAPERRTRTTTLATSQ; via the coding sequence GTGACGATTCGACAAGCATCGAATGATAAGTGGGCCTGGCGTCTGGTGATCCTCGCTGTGGGCACGTTCGTGCTCGGGGTGGACGGTTTCGTAATGCCGGGGCTGCTTCCCGAGATCTCGTCGGACCTGGCGGTGAGCGTGGCGACCGCCGGACAGCTGACGACCGTGTTCGCCGTCTCCTACGCGGTGGGATCGCCGGTCATCGCGACCCTCACCGGGCGGCTGGACCGCCGGATCGTCATCGGCGCGGGCATGGTCTCGTTCCTGCTCGGGATGGTGCTGCAGGCTGCCGGGCCCACGTATGGGGTCGTGCTGGCCGGGCGGGTCGTCGCCGCGCTCGGAGCGGCCGCGTTCCAGGCCAACGCGTTCGCCGTGGCCGGTGTGCTCGCGCCGCCTGATCGGCGGGCCCGGGCGTTCGCGGTGATCGGCGCGGGTTCCAGCCTCGCGGCCGTTCTCGGGGTGCCGTTCGGGCTGCTGATCGGTCGGGTCTGGGGCTGGCGCGGTACCTTGTGGACGATCGTCGCGCTGGCGGTGGTCGCCGCGGTGCTGGCCGGGCTGTTCGTTCCGTCGATCACCCTGCCGGCCACCACGATGCGGGACCGGCTCACGGTGCTGGTGAATCCGCGGATCCTGGTGCTGCTTGCGGTCAGTGCTCTGGTGCTGGCGCCGTTGTTCCTGCTGGCCGCCTACGCCTCGGCGGTGGTCGGCATCAGCTCCCCGGGCAGCGACAACGCCATCCTCGTCGCTCTGCTGGTCTACGGTGCGGGCTCTTTCCTGGGCAACCGGCTCGTCGGGCTGTTCGCCGACCGGTTCGCCTCGCTGTCGGTGATCGTGGCCGGGCTCGGCATCGTCGCGCTGGCCTCCGGGTTGCTCGCCGTCGTCCAGCACTGGTTCGTGCCCACGCTGGCCGTCCTGTTCGTTCTGGGCGTGCTGGGGTCCTCGCTGTTCATCCCCCAGCAGAACCGGGTTTTCGACGCCGGTGGTGATCTCGCCGCGGTCGCGCTGAGTCTCAACGGCTCGATGAACTACATCGGTACCGCCATCGGCGCCGGCCTGGGTGGGATTGTGCTCGCGACCGCAGGGCCGCTGTGGCTCGGGCCCGCCGCGGCGGTACTGGCGGCCGCGGTGATCGCGATCGCCGTGACCACCGCCCCGGAACGCCGCACCAGGACGACCACACTCGCCACCTCGCAGTGA
- a CDS encoding M20/M25/M40 family metallo-hydrolase yields the protein MANVESLCAQLLRFDTTNRGHGDAEGERDAAEFVAGVLAGAGIEPLILESAPRRTNVVARVPGTDPTLPALLVQGHLDVVPADAADWTVPPFAGEIRDGYLWGRGAVDMKDFIAMVLCALADGLTPRRDLVLAFVADEEDRGEYGAHWLTAEHRDLFDGCVAAISESGGYTYHVPAADGSVKRLYPVGTAERGTAHMRLTARGRAGHASRPNHENAVVRLIDALHRIAAHAWPVTLTPTVEAFLVRTGEALGVEVDLSDVEGTVARLGPAAKLVEPTIRNSTTPTMLDAGYKVNVIPSLAQAQIDTRTLPGTEEQLLAGLDELLGPDITREFVANQPAVQAPVDSPWFSAMADALRAQDPDAVVVPYCMGGGTDAKAFSPLGIACYGFAPLWLPEGFPYRAMAHGVDERVPVKGLHFGKQVLEHFLTHC from the coding sequence ATGGCTAACGTCGAGAGTTTGTGCGCGCAGCTGCTGCGGTTCGACACCACCAACCGCGGCCACGGCGACGCCGAGGGCGAGCGGGACGCGGCGGAGTTCGTCGCGGGCGTGCTCGCCGGTGCCGGGATCGAGCCGCTGATCCTGGAGTCCGCTCCGCGGCGGACCAACGTGGTCGCCCGCGTCCCGGGTACCGACCCGACCCTGCCCGCGCTGCTGGTGCAGGGGCACCTGGACGTGGTGCCGGCCGACGCCGCGGACTGGACGGTGCCACCGTTCGCCGGGGAGATCCGGGACGGCTACCTGTGGGGCCGGGGCGCGGTGGACATGAAGGACTTCATCGCGATGGTGCTGTGCGCGCTGGCGGACGGGCTGACGCCACGGCGCGACCTGGTGCTGGCGTTCGTCGCCGACGAGGAGGACCGCGGCGAGTACGGGGCGCACTGGCTGACGGCTGAGCACCGCGACCTGTTCGACGGGTGCGTGGCGGCGATCAGCGAGTCCGGCGGCTACACCTACCACGTACCGGCCGCGGACGGGTCGGTCAAACGGCTCTACCCGGTGGGCACCGCCGAACGCGGCACCGCGCACATGCGGCTGACCGCGCGGGGCCGGGCGGGGCACGCATCCCGCCCCAACCACGAAAACGCCGTGGTGCGCCTGATCGACGCGCTGCACCGGATCGCGGCGCACGCCTGGCCCGTCACGCTGACCCCGACGGTGGAGGCGTTCCTGGTCCGCACCGGCGAGGCGCTGGGCGTCGAGGTCGATCTGTCCGATGTGGAAGGCACGGTGGCGCGGCTCGGACCGGCGGCGAAGCTGGTGGAGCCGACCATCCGCAACAGCACCACCCCGACGATGCTGGACGCCGGGTACAAGGTGAACGTGATTCCGAGCCTGGCCCAGGCGCAGATCGACACCCGGACGCTGCCGGGCACCGAGGAGCAGCTGCTGGCCGGGCTCGACGAGCTGCTGGGGCCGGACATCACACGCGAGTTCGTGGCCAACCAGCCGGCGGTGCAGGCACCGGTGGACTCGCCGTGGTTCTCCGCGATGGCCGACGCGTTGCGCGCACAGGACCCGGACGCGGTGGTGGTGCCCTATTGCATGGGTGGCGGCACCGACGCGAAGGCGTTCAGCCCGCTGGGCATCGCCTGCTACGGCTTCGCACCGCTGTGGCTGCCCGAGGGCTTCCCCTACCGGGCGATGGCGCACGGTGTCGACGAGCGGGTTCCGGTAAAGGGTTTGCACTTCGGCAAGCAGGTGCTGGAGCATTTCCTGACACACTGCTGA
- a CDS encoding M55 family metallopeptidase, translating into MRIMISADMEGATGVTWTDDVVPGTEQWQRFRRLFTGDVNAVVRGLYDGGASDVLVNEAHSSQRNLLLEELDERARLLTGRHKPLSMMQGIDSGVDGVVFLGYHAGAGVDGVLSHTYLENQITGVWLDGEPAGEGRLNAALAAEHGVPVLLVSGDDRTCADAASYAPGAELVAVKECVSRYAAICLPPARTAEMLTAAARASMDRAVRTPATAAAHRIEVEFDATHLAQAAAVVPTVEQTGVRRVGFEAATMTEAMKAFKVVTAIAAGAVQGKYG; encoded by the coding sequence ATGCGGATCATGATCTCGGCGGACATGGAGGGCGCCACCGGTGTCACCTGGACCGACGACGTGGTGCCGGGCACCGAGCAGTGGCAGCGGTTCCGGCGCCTGTTCACCGGCGACGTGAACGCGGTGGTCCGCGGCCTGTACGACGGAGGCGCGAGCGACGTGCTGGTCAACGAGGCGCACTCGTCGCAGCGCAACCTGCTGCTGGAGGAGCTCGACGAGCGGGCGCGGCTGCTGACCGGGCGGCACAAGCCGCTGTCGATGATGCAGGGCATCGACAGCGGCGTGGACGGCGTGGTGTTCCTCGGCTACCACGCCGGCGCCGGGGTGGACGGCGTGCTGTCGCACACCTACCTGGAGAACCAGATCACCGGGGTGTGGCTGGACGGCGAACCGGCCGGTGAGGGCCGGCTCAACGCCGCGCTGGCCGCCGAACACGGCGTGCCGGTGCTGCTGGTGTCCGGGGACGACCGGACGTGCGCGGACGCGGCGAGCTACGCGCCGGGCGCCGAACTGGTCGCGGTGAAGGAGTGCGTGAGCCGGTACGCGGCCATCTGCCTGCCCCCGGCGCGCACCGCCGAGATGCTGACCGCGGCCGCGCGGGCGAGCATGGACCGAGCGGTGCGGACACCGGCCACGGCCGCCGCGCACCGCATCGAGGTCGAGTTCGACGCGACCCACCTGGCGCAGGCCGCCGCGGTGGTGCCGACCGTCGAGCAGACCGGCGTCCGCCGGGTCGGCTTCGAGGCCGCCACGATGACCGAAGCGATGAAGGCGTTCAAGGTGGTCACGGCGATCGCCGCGGGCGCGGTGCAGGGGAAGTATGGCTAA
- a CDS encoding ABC transporter substrate-binding protein gives MRFRRRTRWVKSITVAGAALLVAGPFVPAAQAQQQGGKVLRVALVQEIDHLNPFLASFASSTMVGRMTWEFLTLPSAEDSTPAPGLAESWSTSPDKLTWTYKIRDGVKWSDGQPVTAKDAAYTFTRIMTDENAQEANGTYVENFDSVTAPDDHTLVIRTKAPQASMTALDVPIVPEHIWSHQAAMSDPVTDSVPVVGVGDGPFLISEYRPNELVRLKANPDYWRGRAKIDELQFISYKNSEAAVNALKNNEVDFVNRLTSTQFDTLKNAPGIATNQAGGRRYRELMINHGAQLLSRQPIGDGNPVLKDVRVRQAIARALDPQTLVDKVLGGYGQPGGGIVPASFPAYHWDPPANQRYAFDPAAANAQLDQAGYPRGNDGTRVGPDGKPIELRLLGRASEDFAQRASDYVVSWLGAVGIRVTKQLVSDNEVDQRTNEGNYDLAFSGWGTSPDPDYILSKQTCAALPAVPGSSSSTAFFCDADFDRLYAAESTEFDPGRRANLVKQAQARYYDQVPSVVLDYDNVLEAYRSDNFASFTKQPANTGQIMEQSGYWGFYGATPAGGGSNGSGGLSPGAWIGIAAGVVVVLAIGGTAAGRRRKSADDQE, from the coding sequence ATGCGCTTCCGGAGACGAACGCGGTGGGTCAAGAGCATCACGGTGGCCGGAGCCGCGTTGCTCGTGGCGGGCCCGTTCGTGCCGGCGGCCCAGGCCCAGCAGCAGGGCGGCAAGGTGCTGCGCGTGGCGCTGGTGCAGGAGATCGACCACCTGAACCCGTTCCTCGCCTCGTTCGCCTCCAGCACCATGGTCGGCCGGATGACCTGGGAGTTCCTCACCCTGCCCTCGGCGGAGGACAGCACCCCGGCGCCGGGTCTCGCCGAGTCGTGGTCCACCTCGCCGGACAAGCTGACCTGGACGTACAAGATCCGCGACGGCGTGAAGTGGTCCGACGGGCAGCCGGTGACCGCGAAAGACGCCGCCTACACCTTCACGCGGATCATGACCGACGAGAACGCGCAGGAGGCCAACGGCACCTACGTGGAGAACTTCGACTCGGTCACCGCGCCCGACGACCACACCCTGGTCATCCGGACGAAGGCGCCGCAGGCCAGCATGACCGCGCTGGACGTGCCGATCGTGCCCGAGCACATCTGGTCCCACCAGGCGGCCATGAGCGACCCGGTCACCGACTCGGTGCCCGTGGTCGGCGTCGGCGACGGCCCGTTCCTGATCAGCGAGTACCGCCCGAACGAACTGGTCCGGCTCAAGGCCAACCCGGACTACTGGCGCGGCCGGGCCAAGATCGACGAGCTGCAGTTCATCAGCTACAAGAACTCCGAGGCCGCGGTCAACGCGCTCAAGAACAACGAGGTCGACTTCGTCAACCGGCTCACCTCGACCCAATTCGACACGCTGAAGAACGCCCCGGGGATCGCCACCAACCAGGCCGGCGGCCGCCGCTACCGCGAGCTGATGATCAACCACGGTGCCCAGCTGCTGTCCCGGCAGCCGATCGGTGACGGCAACCCGGTGCTCAAGGACGTCCGCGTGCGGCAGGCGATCGCGCGCGCCCTGGACCCGCAGACCCTGGTGGACAAGGTGCTCGGCGGCTACGGCCAGCCCGGCGGCGGCATCGTGCCCGCCTCCTTCCCGGCCTACCACTGGGATCCGCCGGCGAACCAGCGCTACGCCTTCGACCCCGCCGCCGCCAACGCCCAGCTCGACCAGGCCGGCTACCCGCGGGGCAACGACGGCACCCGCGTCGGCCCGGACGGCAAGCCGATCGAGCTGCGGCTGCTCGGCCGCGCCAGCGAGGACTTCGCCCAGCGCGCCTCCGACTACGTGGTGAGCTGGCTCGGGGCCGTCGGCATCCGCGTCACCAAGCAGCTGGTCTCGGACAACGAGGTCGACCAGCGCACCAACGAGGGCAACTACGACCTCGCGTTCTCCGGCTGGGGCACCAGCCCCGACCCGGACTACATCCTGTCCAAGCAGACCTGCGCCGCGCTGCCCGCCGTGCCCGGCAGCAGCAGTAGCACCGCCTTCTTCTGCGACGCCGACTTCGACCGCCTCTACGCCGCCGAGAGCACCGAGTTCGACCCGGGCCGGCGCGCGAACCTGGTCAAGCAGGCGCAGGCCCGCTACTACGACCAGGTGCCCAGCGTGGTCCTCGACTACGACAACGTGCTGGAGGCCTACCGCTCGGACAACTTCGCGAGCTTCACGAAGCAGCCCGCGAACACCGGGCAGATCATGGAGCAGAGCGGCTACTGGGGCTTCTACGGCGCCACGCCCG